In Bos indicus x Bos taurus breed Angus x Brahman F1 hybrid chromosome 23, Bos_hybrid_MaternalHap_v2.0, whole genome shotgun sequence, a single genomic region encodes these proteins:
- the IL17A gene encoding interleukin-17A: MASMRTSSMSLLLLLSLVALVKAGVIIPQSPGCPPTEDKNFPQHVRVNLNIVNRSTNSRRPTDYHKRSTSPWTLHRNEDPERYPSVIWEAKCSHSGCINAEGKVDHHMNSVTIQQEILVLRRESQHCPHSFRLEKMLVAVGCTCVTPIVRHLA, from the exons ATGGCTTCTATGAGAACTTCATCTATG TCACTGCTACTGCTTCTGAGTCTGGTGGCTCTTGTGAAGGCAGGAGTCATCATCCCACAGAGTCCAGGCTGCCCACCTACTGAGGACAAGAACTTCCCACAGCATGTGAGGGTCAACCTAAACATCGTTAACCGGAGCACAAACTCCAGAAGGCCCACCGATTATCACAAGCGCTCCACCTCACCTTGGACTCTCCA CCGCAATGAGGACCCTGAGAGGTACCCCTCTGTGATCTGGGAGGCCAAGTGCAGCCACTCAGGCTGTATCAATGCTGAAGGGAAGGTGGACCATCACATGAACTCTGTCACCATCCAGCAAGAGATCCTGGTCCTCCGAAGGGAGTCTCAGCACTGCCCTCACTCCTTCCGGCTGGAGAAGATGCTGGTGGCCGTGGGCTGTACCTGTGTCACCCCCATTGTCCGCCATTTGGCTTAA